The following proteins come from a genomic window of Dreissena polymorpha isolate Duluth1 chromosome 1, UMN_Dpol_1.0, whole genome shotgun sequence:
- the LOC127848273 gene encoding uncharacterized protein LOC127848273, whose product MAMSRLLLRVVRLFLLGIAFLLLLLGHTIPGWYNGESIKEDNMTRSQGPYASRRTGLWYADVCAGDNTNCSLYSLPLLEQSFHSERLAAFVKAWIPFQVIAVLVLIVCTSVMIRTLWEVKKKPSLSKQDLIAFIALLLAGILGATIVLDIAIEQIYLATNRDDLILHFPFALVLFALGSYLTLAVSFLHAIDILLRIRTSFYQETVHQPQGVHALQIDISRSLRYFFTASKVILPIALVLLVLGIVTPRWKAYKTEGNVGFHPQYGIWYKVVNDVCCKLNLEQDVINAKVFSLIATVLTLLSVIVAMITTSMKQKHTHATFILVSLCLTLASASFSTWIAGFTIKDQVMDNDELEFPYSLFLFSFGAGLNGSMAIYQAVILFRILHSVTTLRDHDIVAILDNNAFELPDIHEETSETDEPPPYI is encoded by the exons ATGGCCATGTCAAGACTCCTACTTAGAGTAGTGCGTCTTTTTTTGTTGGGAATCGCATTTCTGCTGCTGCTTCTCGGACATACCATTCCAGGATGGTACAATGGCGAAAGTATTAAGGAGGACAATATGACAAGGTCCCAAGGTCCATATGCGTCAAGACGGACAGGTTTGTGGTATGCAGACGTATGTGCCGGTGACAATACAAACTGCTCGCTGTATTCCCTACCGCTTTTGGAGCAAA GTTTCCACTCTGAACGGCTAGCTGCATTTGTCAAAGCCTGGATACCTTTCCAAGTTATAGCTGTACTGGTATTGATTGTGTGCACGTCTGTAATGATAAGAACTTTATGGGAAGTAAAGAAGAAACCCAGTCTTTCGAAACAAGACTTGATTGCATTCATTGCACTTTTACTCGCAG gtaTCCTGGGGGCTACCATTGTATTGGATATCGCCATAGAACAAATCTACCTTGCGACTAATAGAGACGATCTTATTCTGCATTTTCCGTTCGCTTTGGTTTTATTTGCACTGGGTTCCTATTTGACACTAGCAGTGTCTTTTCTTCATGCGATAGATATTTTATTGAGGATAAGGACATCGTTTTATCAGGAAACAGTCCACCAACCGCAGGGGGTACATGCCTTACAAATCGACATAAGTCGCAGTTTAAGATATTTCTTTACTGCTTCGAAAGTGATTTTGCCCATCGCTTTGGTGTTGCTCGTGTTAGGAATTGTGACACCCCGATGGAAAGCATATAAGACAGAAGGAAACGTAGGGTTTCATCCTCAGTATGGAATCTGGTACAAGGTGGTTAATGACGTCTGCTGTAAACTAAACTTGGAGCAAG ATGTTATTAACGCTAAAGTATTTTCGCTGATCGCTACTGTGTTGACATTGCTGTCAGTGATTGTCGCCATGATAACGACTTCTATGAAACAGAAACACACCCATGCAACGTTTATTCTCGTGTCATTATGCTTGACGCTCGCATCAG CCTCGTTTTCGACATGGATTGCAGGATTTACGATAAAGGACCAGGTTATGGACAATGACGAACTTGAGTTTCCGTACTCTCTGTTCCTGTTTAGTTTTGGGGCGGGTCTTAATGGATCAATGGCTATCTATCAGGCCGTGATTTTGTTCCGCATTTTGCATTCGGTTACAACGCTTAGGGACCACGACATTGTAGCAATTCTTGACAATAATGCATTCGAACTACCAGATATACACGAAGAAACATCCGAAACGGATGAACCGCCGCCATATATATAA